The Paenibacillus sp. RUD330 genome has a segment encoding these proteins:
- the obgE gene encoding GTPase ObgE: protein MFVDKAKIFVKGGDGGDGIVSFRREKYVPEGGPAGGDGGRGGNVIFRVDEGLRTLMDFRYQKHFKGDRGERGRPKSMHGAGAEDTIVRIPPGTIIIDDDTGEIVGDMTRHGQQVIVGKGGRGGRGNPRFATISNPAPEIAEKGEEGQERWLVLELKVMADVGLVGFPSVGKSTLLSIVSAARPKIGAYHFTTITPNLGVVDVEEGRSFVMADLPGLIEGAHEGVGLGHEFLRHVERTRVIIHVVDMSGTEGRDPFEDWLKINEELVLYNAKLAERPQIIAANKMDMPDSAANLEQFRQKLAERDEEGQTYDIVPISSLTKEGIQELLYKAAAKLDEIPEAPELEEVKEVEERKIYRHTEKKEEPFRVYRENDYYVVESESFERQLKRIHLNSYDAVNRFGRMLRKMGVDSALRKIGAKDGDTVHLGEFVFEFFEGGEYSPE, encoded by the coding sequence ATGTTTGTCGATAAAGCAAAAATATTTGTCAAAGGCGGAGACGGCGGAGACGGCATCGTATCGTTCCGGAGGGAGAAATACGTGCCCGAGGGCGGTCCGGCCGGCGGGGACGGCGGCCGTGGAGGCAATGTCATCTTCCGTGTGGACGAGGGCTTGCGCACGCTGATGGACTTCCGCTATCAGAAGCACTTCAAGGGCGACCGCGGCGAGCGGGGCCGTCCGAAGAGCATGCATGGAGCGGGAGCCGAGGATACGATCGTGCGCATCCCCCCGGGAACGATCATCATCGATGACGACACCGGCGAAATTGTAGGGGATATGACTCGCCACGGACAACAGGTCATCGTCGGCAAAGGCGGACGGGGCGGACGGGGCAACCCGCGCTTCGCGACGATCAGCAACCCCGCTCCCGAAATCGCGGAGAAGGGCGAGGAGGGCCAGGAGCGCTGGCTCGTGCTGGAGCTCAAGGTCATGGCCGATGTCGGGCTCGTCGGATTCCCGAGCGTGGGCAAATCGACGCTGCTGTCGATCGTATCCGCCGCCAGGCCGAAGATCGGCGCCTACCACTTCACGACGATTACGCCCAACCTCGGCGTTGTCGATGTCGAAGAGGGCCGCAGCTTCGTCATGGCCGACTTGCCGGGCTTGATTGAAGGCGCGCATGAAGGCGTCGGCCTCGGCCATGAGTTCCTGCGCCATGTCGAGCGCACCCGGGTCATCATCCATGTCGTCGACATGTCGGGCACCGAGGGACGCGATCCGTTCGAGGACTGGCTGAAGATCAACGAGGAGCTCGTGCTCTACAACGCCAAGCTCGCCGAGCGTCCGCAGATCATCGCAGCCAACAAGATGGACATGCCCGATTCCGCCGCGAATCTGGAGCAGTTCCGTCAGAAGCTGGCGGAACGCGATGAGGAAGGCCAGACCTACGATATCGTTCCCATCTCGTCGCTGACCAAGGAAGGCATCCAGGAGCTGCTCTACAAGGCAGCCGCGAAGCTGGATGAGATTCCGGAAGCGCCTGAGCTCGAGGAGGTCAAGGAAGTCGAGGAGCGGAAAATTTACCGCCATACCGAGAAGAAGGAAGAGCCGTTCCGCGTTTACCGCGAGAACGACTACTACGTCGTGGAGAGCGAATCGTTCGAGCGTCAGCTCAAACGGATCCACCTCAACTCGTATGACGCCGTGAACCGCTTCGGCCGCATGCTGCGCAAGATGGGCGTCGATTCCGCGCTGCGGAAAATCGGAGCCAAGGATGGAGATACGGTGCATCTCGGCGAATTCGTGTTCGAATTTTTCGAGGGAGGCGAATACTCTCCGGAATAA
- a CDS encoding Spo0B domain-containing protein, with amino-acid sequence MNRIGSAKLYAAGSVLLPAAGVIIRPSFLWTHILFILWAVAAAAFWIVQERKEHEDRARRASALQQQASIRTLNHHRHDWMNDLQVLYGYIRIGKLERAAASVERIRDKMAVESRIAHLGIPSLVAYLQSFRTLSHNLVLEVDVEDNLTLEDLQLDRDRTADALIEVINAYRFGVKPGIGDPAVLVLKLSRAADELMVELEFAGELRDGDELVDKLEQRLRGTPLQAVSLKQFRHVLLKAPLCA; translated from the coding sequence ATGAATCGCATCGGATCGGCTAAGCTGTATGCAGCGGGGTCTGTCCTGCTGCCTGCAGCAGGCGTGATCATTCGGCCTTCCTTTCTATGGACGCATATTTTGTTCATTCTGTGGGCCGTTGCCGCAGCTGCCTTCTGGATCGTCCAGGAGCGCAAGGAGCATGAGGACCGCGCCAGGCGCGCCTCCGCGCTCCAGCAGCAAGCCTCCATCCGTACGCTGAATCATCACCGGCATGACTGGATGAACGATTTGCAGGTGCTGTACGGCTATATCCGCATCGGCAAGCTGGAGAGGGCTGCAGCCAGCGTGGAACGGATTCGGGACAAGATGGCGGTGGAGAGCAGGATCGCTCACCTCGGCATTCCGTCTCTCGTCGCCTACTTGCAATCTTTCCGCACGCTCAGCCACAACCTGGTGCTTGAGGTGGATGTCGAGGACAACCTCACGCTGGAGGATCTCCAGCTGGACAGAGACCGGACCGCTGATGCCCTGATCGAAGTCATTAACGCTTATCGCTTCGGCGTCAAGCCCGGAATCGGCGATCCTGCCGTCCTGGTGCTGAAGCTGTCCCGCGCAGCCGATGAGCTGATGGTGGAGCTGGAGTTCGCCGGCGAGCTGCGCGACGGGGATGAGCTGGTAGATAAATTGGAGCAGCGTCTGCGCGGAACCCCGCTGCAGGCCGTCAGCCTGAAGCAGTTCCGCCATGTGCTGCTTAAGGCTCCGCTCTGCGCATAA
- the rpmA gene encoding 50S ribosomal protein L27, protein MLKLNLQLFASKKGVGSTKNGRDSQSKRLGAKRADGQVVSAGSILFRQRGTKIHPGNNVGIGKDDTLYALIDGVVKFERWGRDRKKASVYPVDLAPVAAAVEA, encoded by the coding sequence ATGTTGAAACTGAATCTTCAGTTGTTCGCTTCCAAAAAGGGCGTAGGCTCCACGAAGAACGGACGCGACAGCCAATCGAAGCGCCTCGGCGCCAAGCGTGCTGACGGCCAAGTCGTAAGCGCGGGCAGCATCCTGTTCCGTCAACGCGGAACGAAGATCCACCCGGGCAACAACGTGGGCATCGGCAAGGATGACACGCTGTACGCTCTGATCGACGGCGTCGTCAAGTTCGAGCGTTGGGGACGCGACCGCAAGAAAGCCAGCGTTTACCCCGTTGATCTGGCTCCGGTAGCTGCAGCAGTAGAAGCTTAA
- a CDS encoding ribosomal-processing cysteine protease Prp — protein MIVVTFIRRSGDRHITAFSVKGHAKYAKAGKDIVCAGVSAVTVGTVNSIEALAGVVLPAVMKNGWLQSEIPALQDETADGRVQLLLESMVVMLSGIADSYSRFITLNEELV, from the coding sequence ATGATTGTGGTTACGTTTATCCGGAGGTCCGGTGACCGGCATATTACCGCCTTCTCCGTCAAGGGGCACGCGAAATATGCCAAAGCGGGCAAAGATATCGTATGCGCAGGTGTATCCGCCGTTACGGTGGGCACCGTGAATTCTATTGAGGCCTTGGCAGGCGTCGTCCTGCCGGCCGTCATGAAGAATGGATGGCTCCAATCGGAAATTCCAGCCCTGCAGGACGAGACGGCCGATGGCCGGGTTCAGCTGCTTCTGGAATCCATGGTGGTGATGCTGAGCGGAATCGCCGATTCCTACAGCCGATTCATCACCTTGAACGAAGAGCTAGTTTAA
- the rplU gene encoding 50S ribosomal protein L21 yields the protein MFAIIETGGKQYKVQQGDVLYIEKLNAGEGDTVTFDRVLAVSKDGGLVTGSPIVSGATVSGKVEKIGRGKKIIVYKYKAKKNYRRKQGHRQPYTKVTIESIQA from the coding sequence ATGTTCGCAATTATCGAAACAGGCGGCAAGCAATACAAAGTTCAGCAAGGCGACGTTCTCTACATCGAGAAGCTGAACGCCGGCGAAGGCGATACGGTAACGTTTGATCGCGTCCTGGCCGTATCCAAGGACGGAGGTCTCGTGACGGGTTCCCCGATCGTTTCCGGAGCTACGGTTTCCGGCAAGGTCGAGAAAATCGGCAGAGGCAAGAAGATCATCGTCTACAAGTACAAAGCCAAGAAGAACTACCGCCGCAAGCAAGGCCACCGTCAGCCGTACACGAAAGTCACGATCGAAAGCATCCAAGCGTAA
- a CDS encoding Rne/Rng family ribonuclease, with product MRTMLIQANGALLQTAVLQGGRVMEFFMEDASEGGLVGNMYKGRVVNVLPGMQAAFVDIGLAKNAFLYIDELLHPAADHGKDKPAIADLVRVGQELLVQVIKEPIGGKGARVTTQFSLPGRWLVYMPGADYVGVSKKIGAESERSRLRGVGEELRRGSEGIILRTVAAGENLHSLRHDLMQLRESWEAVVKKAKGLKSPQPVLREAALMRRTFRDAFTPGTEVYFDDRSRYEEALKLVHELAPGSEARLHLADKQGGKTLFEQHGVAEQLSAAFQTRIWLPSGGYLVWEQTEALTVIDVNTGKFTGTSGLEDTVFRTNMEAAREIARLLRLRDVGGIIIVDFIDMEDGIHREKVRHQLEDASRDDRSKCQVHGWTRLGLLEITRKKTRKSIGPKFHEICGSCGGSGQRYVGLSPRAKGGQDGRAST from the coding sequence ATGAGGACAATGCTGATTCAGGCGAACGGTGCGCTGCTGCAGACGGCGGTGCTTCAGGGCGGGCGCGTCATGGAGTTTTTCATGGAGGATGCATCGGAGGGCGGTTTGGTCGGCAATATGTACAAAGGGCGCGTCGTCAACGTGCTGCCTGGCATGCAGGCGGCATTCGTCGATATCGGCCTGGCCAAGAACGCGTTCCTGTATATCGACGAGCTGCTCCATCCTGCTGCCGATCACGGCAAGGACAAGCCGGCCATCGCGGACCTGGTCCGCGTCGGCCAGGAGCTGCTCGTGCAGGTCATCAAGGAGCCGATCGGCGGCAAGGGAGCCCGGGTAACGACTCAGTTTTCCTTGCCGGGAAGATGGCTGGTCTACATGCCGGGCGCGGATTATGTCGGCGTATCCAAGAAGATCGGAGCCGAGAGCGAGCGCAGCAGGCTCCGAGGCGTCGGCGAGGAGCTGCGCAGAGGCAGCGAGGGCATCATCCTGCGGACCGTGGCGGCCGGCGAGAACCTGCATTCGCTGCGCCATGACCTGATGCAGCTCCGGGAAAGCTGGGAAGCGGTGGTGAAGAAGGCCAAAGGGCTCAAGTCGCCCCAGCCGGTCCTTCGCGAGGCGGCATTGATGAGGCGGACGTTCCGCGACGCCTTCACGCCCGGCACGGAGGTGTACTTCGACGACCGGTCCCGCTACGAGGAGGCGCTCAAGCTGGTTCATGAGCTGGCGCCGGGCAGCGAGGCGAGGCTTCATCTGGCGGACAAGCAAGGCGGCAAGACCCTCTTCGAGCAGCATGGGGTCGCCGAGCAGCTGAGCGCGGCCTTCCAGACACGGATCTGGCTGCCCAGCGGCGGCTACCTCGTCTGGGAGCAGACCGAGGCGCTTACGGTCATCGATGTCAACACGGGCAAGTTCACCGGAACAAGCGGGCTGGAGGATACGGTGTTCCGCACGAACATGGAGGCGGCCCGCGAGATCGCCCGCCTGCTCCGGCTGCGCGACGTGGGCGGCATCATCATCGTCGATTTCATCGACATGGAGGACGGCATCCATCGGGAGAAGGTGCGCCATCAGCTCGAGGACGCCTCGCGGGACGACCGCAGCAAATGCCAGGTCCACGGCTGGACCCGGCTCGGCCTGCTCGAGATCACCCGCAAGAAGACGCGCAAGAGCATCGGGCCCAAGTTCCACGAGATCTGCGGCAGCTGCGGCGGGAGCGGGCAGCGGTACGTCGGTCTCTCCCCGCGCGCGAAGGGCGGCCAGGATGGACGAGCTTCGACATAG
- a CDS encoding M50 family metallopeptidase, which produces MINIRGVRWSLHPLFAVLMLLSVMTGYLAELLTLFTLVFVHELGHAAAAYGYGWRIREIKLLPFGGVAELEEKPGAPAREEAVIALAGPLQNVWMAAAAWVLGSLGWMDAGWADYLVHANLLLLAFNLLPIYPLDGGRLLRIACGLRLTFYSTLRLSAWTGMAFSLVMIGYALLPQLHRSSGIQANLLAVGLFLLATNWTYRKHIPFLFLRFLVNRERGARRRIREGVRSRPIVVTQRHPVWTTARMFLRDHYHLVYVMEERGRIVKVLPEQRIIEGYLTGDRAVSDLLR; this is translated from the coding sequence TTGATTAACATCCGGGGAGTGAGGTGGAGCCTTCATCCCTTGTTCGCCGTGCTGATGCTGTTGTCGGTGATGACAGGTTATCTTGCCGAGCTCCTTACCCTCTTCACGCTCGTTTTCGTCCATGAACTGGGACATGCGGCGGCAGCCTACGGATACGGATGGAGAATCAGGGAAATCAAGCTGCTGCCGTTCGGAGGCGTAGCCGAGCTCGAGGAGAAGCCGGGAGCGCCGGCGCGCGAGGAGGCGGTCATCGCGCTGGCCGGACCGCTCCAGAATGTATGGATGGCGGCCGCGGCCTGGGTGCTGGGCTCGCTTGGATGGATGGACGCGGGCTGGGCGGACTATCTGGTGCACGCGAACCTGCTCTTGCTCGCCTTCAATCTGCTGCCGATCTATCCGCTGGACGGCGGCAGGCTGCTCCGGATCGCCTGCGGGCTCCGCTTGACCTTCTATTCCACGCTGAGGCTGAGCGCATGGACCGGAATGGCGTTCAGCCTCGTCATGATCGGTTACGCGCTGCTGCCGCAGCTTCACCGCAGCAGCGGCATCCAGGCCAATCTGCTGGCGGTAGGGCTGTTTCTGCTGGCGACCAATTGGACTTACCGGAAGCATATCCCGTTCCTATTCTTGCGGTTTCTCGTGAACAGGGAACGCGGGGCGAGAAGGCGGATCCGGGAAGGCGTCCGGTCGAGGCCGATCGTCGTGACGCAGCGGCATCCGGTCTGGACGACTGCGAGGATGTTCCTGCGGGACCATTATCATCTCGTCTACGTGATGGAGGAGCGGGGCCGGATCGTGAAGGTGCTGCCGGAGCAGAGGATCATCGAAGGATATTTGACGGGAGATCGTGCAGTTTCCGACCTTTTGAGGTAG
- a CDS encoding M23 family metallopeptidase yields the protein MDAGNKGRFDADFSTRRRLNGGRRHEEAEAIGTGNRERRQERIRELTESGTGAGMRPAASRYEKDAEAGRAFSGSSRKQGAFGSGGTSAPNNGGAGGAGPYGTRVYAPPPEAFDAEPDELWQEAWPLPSEKDPELEWKRSANPWQRLEEASGSLSAPFRKREGRTPASGSRSGSGGSRSGSGGTGGFRRELQVKLLLSAALFGAVWGLFQLSGGAARQGQALVTEALTEQMDFTRIAGWYSQVFAGAPSFIPGFGIRDGEQTASVGGTVKPETVSPLEGGAVVKTFAESLGGVEMAGQAGEAVRAAEQGRVQVVSADDAKGPTIVIQHADGRTTYYGQLGEAGVQVNDWVTAGQEIGRMGSAAADGSLPLLYFAVKDNDRYVDPAEVVPLD from the coding sequence ATGGATGCGGGAAACAAGGGAAGGTTCGATGCCGATTTTTCGACCCGGCGCCGCTTGAACGGCGGCCGCAGGCATGAGGAAGCGGAGGCGATCGGGACGGGCAACCGCGAGCGCCGCCAGGAAAGGATCCGGGAGTTGACGGAGAGCGGAACCGGCGCGGGGATGCGTCCGGCTGCCTCGCGGTACGAGAAGGATGCGGAGGCTGGACGCGCCTTCTCGGGCTCCTCTCGAAAGCAAGGGGCATTCGGTTCCGGAGGGACATCCGCCCCAAATAACGGAGGCGCAGGCGGCGCAGGACCTTACGGCACCCGGGTGTATGCTCCGCCGCCGGAAGCGTTTGACGCCGAGCCGGACGAGCTGTGGCAGGAAGCCTGGCCGCTCCCGTCCGAGAAGGATCCCGAGCTGGAATGGAAGCGCAGCGCCAATCCTTGGCAGCGGCTGGAGGAGGCGAGCGGCAGCCTGTCGGCTCCTTTCCGCAAGCGGGAAGGGAGGACGCCCGCATCCGGGAGCCGCTCCGGTTCCGGCGGGAGCCGGAGCGGAAGCGGCGGGACCGGCGGCTTCCGCCGGGAGCTCCAGGTGAAGCTGCTGCTCTCCGCTGCCTTGTTCGGGGCTGTGTGGGGGCTGTTCCAGCTCAGCGGCGGAGCCGCGAGGCAAGGGCAGGCGCTGGTGACCGAAGCGCTGACCGAGCAGATGGATTTCACGCGGATAGCGGGCTGGTACAGCCAGGTGTTCGCAGGGGCGCCTTCCTTCATTCCCGGCTTCGGCATCCGGGACGGGGAGCAGACGGCAAGCGTTGGAGGAACGGTCAAGCCGGAAACGGTATCGCCGCTTGAAGGCGGCGCCGTCGTGAAGACGTTCGCCGAGTCGCTGGGCGGCGTGGAGATGGCGGGGCAGGCCGGAGAAGCGGTAAGGGCGGCCGAGCAGGGACGGGTCCAGGTCGTCTCGGCCGACGACGCCAAGGGACCGACGATCGTCATCCAGCATGCCGACGGCCGCACGACCTATTACGGCCAGCTCGGCGAGGCCGGCGTGCAGGTGAACGATTGGGTGACGGCCGGGCAGGAGATCGGCAGGATGGGATCCGCGGCAGCGGACGGAAGCTTGCCCCTGCTCTATTTTGCGGTGAAGGACAACGACCGCTACGTCGACCCGGCGGAAGTGGTTCCGCTTGATTAA
- a CDS encoding FtsW/RodA/SpoVE family cell cycle protein, whose amino-acid sequence MLNRLKKMDVGILTLLVCFMVVSAVLLYSVGDGDPKYAGYYKKMLQFYVAGYILVTFVTLVDYRIILKFWYYFYAIGIAMLVAVFFLGSKVNGATGWFKLPGGFSFQPAEAFKIIMIIVVAYMLGRRQGDKLLFTQDLMPIAVLVGLPFMLVVVQPDLGNAVIYLVILLGMLWIGNVKYSHVLIGLVSVIGGAILFVTLFTSFNAEIKDYAEKHGVKHWYERINTFVDPTNADKDQAYQARNAKIAVGSGGLTGDGFLQGDSKNRGAVPYTYSDSIFVVIGEEFGFQGSAVLLLLYFLLIYRMIIIAFQCLDLKGSFIIIGVVCMYVFQVFQNVGMMIGIMPITGITLPFVSYGGTSLMLNMLSIGIVFSVRAHQEKYQLE is encoded by the coding sequence GTGCTCAATAGACTCAAAAAAATGGATGTCGGCATTCTGACGCTGCTTGTATGCTTCATGGTGGTCAGCGCGGTGCTGCTCTACAGCGTCGGCGACGGGGATCCAAAGTATGCCGGCTACTATAAGAAGATGCTGCAGTTTTATGTCGCGGGGTACATTCTGGTGACTTTCGTCACCTTGGTGGACTACCGCATCATTCTCAAGTTCTGGTATTATTTTTACGCCATCGGCATCGCCATGCTCGTCGCCGTCTTCTTCCTCGGCTCCAAGGTGAACGGAGCGACCGGGTGGTTCAAGCTGCCTGGCGGCTTCAGCTTCCAGCCGGCCGAGGCGTTCAAGATCATCATGATCATCGTCGTGGCCTACATGCTGGGACGAAGGCAGGGAGACAAGCTGCTGTTCACGCAGGATCTCATGCCGATCGCGGTGCTGGTCGGGCTGCCCTTCATGCTTGTCGTCGTCCAGCCCGACCTCGGCAATGCCGTTATTTATCTGGTCATCCTGCTCGGCATGCTGTGGATCGGCAACGTCAAGTACTCGCATGTCCTGATTGGGCTTGTATCCGTCATCGGCGGCGCCATTCTATTCGTGACGCTGTTCACTTCCTTCAATGCCGAAATCAAGGACTATGCGGAGAAGCATGGCGTCAAGCACTGGTATGAGCGGATCAACACCTTCGTCGATCCGACCAACGCGGACAAGGACCAGGCTTACCAGGCGCGCAACGCCAAGATCGCCGTCGGCAGCGGCGGCTTGACGGGAGACGGCTTCCTGCAGGGCGATTCCAAAAATCGCGGCGCCGTTCCTTATACGTACTCGGACTCCATCTTCGTCGTCATCGGCGAGGAGTTCGGCTTCCAGGGCTCGGCGGTGCTGCTGCTCCTGTACTTCCTGCTCATCTACCGGATGATCATCATCGCCTTCCAGTGCCTGGACCTGAAGGGCTCGTTCATCATCATCGGGGTCGTGTGCATGTATGTGTTCCAGGTGTTCCAGAACGTCGGCATGATGATCGGCATCATGCCGATCACCGGCATCACGCTGCCGTTCGTCAGCTACGGCGGCACGTCGCTGATGCTGAATATGCTCAGCATCGGCATCGTTTTCAGCGTCCGGGCGCATCAGGAGAAGTATCAGCTCGAGTAG
- the minD gene encoding septum site-determining protein MinD: MGEAIVITSGKGGVGKTTTSANLGTALALLGKKVAMVDTDIGLRNLDVVMGLENRIIYDLVDVAEGRCRLQQALVKDKRFEELYMLPAAQTKDKSDVTPEQVKDIVLELKREYDYVIIDCPAGIEQGFRNAVAGADRAIVVTTPENAAVRDADRVIGLLEGSKVPAKLVVNRIRPAMVKNGEMLDIDEICQVLAVDLLGIVPDDERVIKAANSGEPTVMDPSSRAAIAYRNIARRILGDMVPLMQLEERPGRLRRLVKFLGMG; the protein is encoded by the coding sequence ATGGGAGAAGCAATCGTCATCACATCGGGCAAAGGCGGGGTCGGCAAGACGACGACATCGGCCAATCTGGGCACTGCCCTTGCTCTGCTGGGCAAAAAAGTGGCCATGGTCGATACCGATATCGGCCTGCGCAATCTGGACGTCGTCATGGGGCTTGAGAACCGGATCATCTACGATCTCGTGGACGTTGCAGAGGGGCGCTGCCGCCTGCAGCAGGCGCTCGTCAAGGACAAGCGGTTCGAGGAGCTGTACATGCTGCCCGCCGCGCAGACGAAGGACAAGTCCGACGTCACGCCGGAGCAGGTCAAGGACATCGTCCTGGAGCTGAAGCGGGAATACGATTATGTCATCATCGACTGTCCGGCCGGCATCGAGCAGGGCTTCCGCAACGCGGTAGCCGGCGCCGACCGGGCGATTGTCGTCACGACTCCCGAGAATGCCGCCGTGCGCGATGCCGACCGGGTGATCGGCTTGCTGGAGGGCTCCAAGGTTCCGGCCAAGCTCGTCGTCAACCGCATCCGCCCCGCGATGGTCAAGAACGGGGAAATGCTGGACATCGACGAGATCTGCCAGGTGCTGGCAGTCGATCTGCTCGGCATCGTTCCAGACGATGAGAGAGTCATCAAGGCGGCGAATTCCGGCGAACCGACCGTCATGGATCCGAGCTCGCGGGCTGCGATCGCTTACCGCAACATCGCCAGGCGCATATTGGGGGACATGGTTCCGCTGATGCAGCTGGAAGAGAGGCCGGGTAGGCTGCGCAGGCTCGTGAAGTTTTTGGGAATGGGATGA
- a CDS encoding septum site-determining protein MinC → MTDKQRITIKGVKDGLIFLFDDQCELSELMEELQFKLEKSHQQLLSGPLVHVHVRLGARSLEEEDKERIRSLIRQKGNLLVQSIESEAAAEEGDAAGMQAFKLMTGMIRSGQTVEHDGSLLLLGDVNPGGTVRCTGDIYVLGALRGMAHAGCEGREEAIIAASLLRPTQLRIGDVISRPPEEWMSGDASMEYAYLEDGRMQIDKMNQLARMRKETMLFKGV, encoded by the coding sequence GTGACCGACAAACAGCGTATCACGATTAAGGGAGTCAAGGACGGTCTCATCTTCCTCTTTGACGATCAGTGCGAGCTTTCGGAATTGATGGAAGAGCTCCAGTTCAAGCTGGAGAAATCCCACCAGCAGCTGCTTTCCGGGCCGCTGGTGCATGTGCATGTGAGGCTTGGCGCGCGCAGCCTGGAGGAGGAGGACAAGGAGAGGATCCGTTCCTTGATCCGCCAGAAGGGGAACCTGCTTGTCCAGTCGATTGAATCCGAAGCCGCCGCCGAAGAAGGCGACGCGGCCGGAATGCAGGCGTTCAAGCTTATGACGGGAATGATCCGTTCCGGGCAGACAGTGGAGCATGACGGAAGCCTGCTGCTGCTCGGCGACGTGAACCCCGGCGGCACGGTCCGCTGCACCGGGGATATATATGTGCTCGGCGCTCTTCGCGGGATGGCCCATGCGGGCTGCGAGGGACGTGAAGAAGCCATTATCGCCGCATCGCTGCTGCGGCCGACGCAGCTGCGCATTGGGGATGTCATCAGCCGTCCTCCCGAGGAGTGGATGTCGGGAGACGCCTCCATGGAGTATGCCTACCTGGAGGACGGGCGGATGCAGATCGACAAGATGAACCAGCTCGCGCGGATGCGCAAGGAGACGATGCTGTTCAAAGGGGTGTAA
- the mreD gene encoding rod shape-determining protein MreD, which translates to MRMQGIVGLTFLAFVVQSTIMPWIIPGEFAGRIIPHFTLAVVLFAAMYHSRHSALLLGAGFGLLQDVVFRGHLLGLHAYAMALIGYLFGLLLERRRSTMMMALVIVAFGTLLYELALYFVYKVFQFTQESLSWALVDHILPSLFLQLAFALAAYIPLRRWFQNLAMNRYSKKEPE; encoded by the coding sequence ATGAGGATGCAAGGCATCGTAGGCTTGACCTTCCTTGCATTCGTCGTGCAGTCGACGATCATGCCGTGGATCATTCCGGGAGAGTTCGCCGGACGCATCATTCCTCATTTCACGCTCGCCGTCGTGCTCTTCGCGGCCATGTACCACAGCCGGCACTCCGCGCTGCTGCTCGGAGCGGGCTTCGGGCTGCTGCAGGATGTCGTCTTCCGAGGGCATCTGCTCGGCCTGCATGCCTATGCGATGGCTCTCATCGGCTACCTGTTCGGGCTGCTGCTCGAGAGGCGCCGCAGCACGATGATGATGGCTCTTGTCATCGTCGCGTTCGGCACGCTCTTATATGAACTAGCTCTTTATTTTGTCTACAAGGTGTTCCAGTTCACGCAGGAGTCCCTGTCCTGGGCGCTGGTCGACCATATTCTTCCCAGCCTGTTCCTGCAGCTGGCATTCGCGCTGGCGGCGTACATCCCGCTGCGGCGATGGTTCCAGAACCTGGCCATGAACCGGTACAGCAAGAAAGAGCCTGAATGA
- the mreC gene encoding rod shape-determining protein MreC: protein MISFILFIAVIGVSISNRSGLTAPEKFLRDTTGFVQQWFYKPAGYMAGFFQDIGNLRSVYDENEQLRMTTAAYARDKVKFNAMEQENQRLHKLLNFTKAQEEINDYKFLFAQVIAVSPDPYNQTLTINLGSKNGVKEKMAVITDEGMVGIISKVSEVTSTIMPLHELNDQAPGISATALGKQQQSFGIVSSYNKETQMLQMTKIAADDPMTKGDTILTSGLNNVYPEGLVIGTVESIQDSDFGLTKTASIKLAADFDHLNEVLVVQKPEAIQ from the coding sequence ATGATCAGCTTCATTCTTTTCATCGCGGTCATCGGCGTGTCGATCAGCAACCGCTCGGGACTGACCGCGCCGGAGAAGTTCCTTCGGGATACGACCGGATTCGTGCAGCAATGGTTCTACAAGCCCGCTGGCTATATGGCGGGCTTCTTCCAGGATATCGGGAACTTGCGCTCGGTGTATGACGAGAATGAGCAGCTGCGCATGACGACAGCCGCTTACGCGAGGGACAAGGTGAAATTCAATGCGATGGAGCAGGAGAATCAGCGTCTGCACAAGCTTCTGAATTTTACCAAAGCCCAGGAGGAAATCAACGACTACAAATTCCTGTTCGCCCAGGTCATCGCGGTCAGTCCGGATCCTTACAACCAGACGCTGACGATCAACCTCGGCTCCAAGAACGGGGTCAAGGAAAAGATGGCCGTCATCACCGACGAGGGCATGGTCGGCATCATCAGCAAAGTGTCCGAGGTCACCTCCACGATCATGCCGCTGCATGAGCTGAACGATCAGGCGCCGGGAATATCGGCGACGGCGCTCGGCAAGCAGCAGCAGTCGTTCGGCATCGTCAGCAGCTACAACAAGGAGACGCAGATGCTTCAGATGACGAAGATCGCGGCGGACGACCCCATGACCAAGGGCGATACGATCCTGACCTCCGGACTGAACAATGTCTATCCGGAGGGGCTGGTCATCGGGACCGTAGAGTCCATTCAGGACAGCGATTTCGGCCTGACCAAGACGGCCAGCATCAAGCTGGCTGCCGATTTCGACCATCTGAACGAGGTGCTTGTCGTCCAGAAGCCAGAGGCGATCCAATGA